In a single window of the Pedosphaera parvula Ellin514 genome:
- a CDS encoding AraC family transcriptional regulator has translation MDVLADIMSLLRTSTHLYGKLDLSAPFGFKFPGEKGICIIVLRGSCFLGVDKESLVPLVGGDFVLLPAPKFYSLRSSPKLPLRPVEQITSEKEFHRTRLISFDGGEGPPTTLVAGCFTFSSPESELLVKHLPPIIHLQASGNRATPWFHSTLQFIAAEAAQNLPGGTAIVDRLAEVLFVLAMRTRTDSFSSANPSWLRALTDPQIGEALRQMHAEPGRPWTVSDLARTVSMSRSSFADRFRELVGETPLGHLTQWRMVRAANMMCSNRPMKMAAIASAVGYESESSFGKVFRRVMGISPGKYRLTKQIDQSTPIQGTGLSCEPWGS, from the coding sequence ATGGATGTTCTTGCCGACATCATGTCGCTTCTCAGGACCAGCACTCACTTGTATGGCAAGCTGGATCTGTCCGCTCCCTTTGGTTTCAAATTTCCCGGCGAGAAAGGCATCTGTATTATTGTCCTTAGAGGCTCGTGCTTTCTCGGCGTGGACAAGGAATCACTCGTCCCGCTAGTAGGCGGCGACTTTGTATTACTTCCAGCCCCCAAATTCTACTCGCTTCGCAGCAGTCCCAAACTACCACTGCGCCCCGTCGAGCAAATAACGTCTGAAAAGGAATTTCACCGAACACGGCTTATCTCGTTCGATGGCGGAGAAGGGCCACCCACCACACTGGTTGCTGGATGTTTCACATTCTCCTCACCGGAGAGCGAATTGCTGGTAAAACATCTTCCGCCGATCATTCACCTTCAAGCCTCGGGAAATCGTGCAACGCCGTGGTTTCATTCCACCCTTCAATTTATTGCGGCGGAGGCGGCGCAAAATCTGCCGGGCGGAACCGCCATTGTTGATCGTCTGGCGGAGGTGCTTTTCGTCCTGGCAATGAGAACCCGCACGGATTCCTTTTCATCGGCCAATCCAAGCTGGCTGCGCGCACTTACCGACCCACAGATTGGCGAAGCACTTAGACAAATGCACGCCGAGCCAGGACGGCCATGGACTGTGAGTGACCTGGCGCGAACCGTGTCAATGTCCCGCTCGTCCTTCGCTGATCGTTTCCGTGAATTGGTTGGAGAGACGCCACTGGGTCATCTCACTCAATGGCGAATGGTCAGGGCGGCGAATATGATGTGCTCCAATCGTCCAATGAAAATGGCCGCCATTGCATCAGCCGTCGGATATGAATCGGAGAGTTCATTTGGAAAAGTCTTTCGGCGTGTCATGGGAATTTCACCCGGCAAATACCGTTTAACCAAGCAGATTGACCAATCTACACCCATTCAGGGAACAGGGCTGTCCTGTGAGCCTTGGGGTTCCTGA
- a CDS encoding SDR family oxidoreductase, protein MNAAKNTPYESEFDGKRVLVTGGTKGAGKAIADRFQRGGATVIITARSAPEEKTDNHFIQTDVSNPEGTSKVINEILNRFHGIDIIVHNVGGSSAPSGGFITVTDEIWQQNINENLYPAVRLDRGLLPSMIERGSGVIIHISSIQRALPLYDSTIAYAAAKAALSNYSKALSNEVSPKGIRVVTVSPGFIETDAATRMIDRMAEKDKSDYATARQKLMDMLGGIPLGRPNSPHEVAELVAFVASDRASSITGTEFVIDGGTIPTV, encoded by the coding sequence ATGAATGCGGCAAAAAACACTCCTTACGAAAGTGAATTTGATGGCAAGCGCGTTTTAGTGACTGGCGGCACAAAAGGCGCGGGCAAGGCAATTGCCGACCGCTTCCAACGGGGAGGAGCAACCGTCATCATAACAGCACGGTCTGCGCCGGAGGAAAAAACGGACAACCATTTTATTCAGACAGATGTCTCAAACCCTGAAGGCACGTCGAAAGTAATCAATGAGATTCTGAACCGCTTTCATGGAATTGACATAATCGTCCATAATGTTGGGGGATCATCGGCACCCAGCGGCGGATTTATTACAGTCACCGACGAAATCTGGCAGCAAAACATCAATGAGAACTTATATCCTGCCGTCCGCCTGGATCGCGGGCTCCTGCCTTCCATGATTGAGCGAGGCTCCGGTGTAATAATTCACATTTCGTCCATTCAAAGAGCACTCCCGCTTTATGATTCAACCATCGCTTATGCCGCCGCGAAAGCGGCTCTGAGCAATTACAGCAAAGCATTGTCGAATGAAGTCAGTCCAAAAGGGATACGGGTCGTCACGGTTTCGCCCGGCTTCATTGAAACTGATGCTGCAACCAGGATGATTGACCGCATGGCGGAAAAAGACAAAAGCGACTACGCCACGGCCCGGCAAAAATTGATGGACATGCTCGGCGGCATTCCCCTGGGCCGTCCTAACAGTCCGCATGAAGTCGCAGAACTGGTGGCATTTGTGGCTTCGGACAGGGCTTCATCTATCACGGGAACCGAATTTGTAATTGACGGCGGCACGATTCCGACGGTCTGA
- a CDS encoding YdeI/OmpD-associated family protein gives MNTLSFKSPLDFRNWLEKNNATSDGIWLRIFKKDSGEKSITYAEALDQSLCYGWVDGQKQAHDEHSWLQKFTPRRAKSGWSKVNTQHAERLVKTGQMTSAGLKVIEFARADGRWHAAYDSPRNATPPEDFLRALDNDRKAKAFFETLNKANIYSIVYRLQTAKKPETREKRMKLILEMLARGETFH, from the coding sequence ATGAACACTTTAAGCTTCAAATCGCCTCTCGACTTCCGAAACTGGCTTGAGAAAAACAATGCTACCTCGGATGGCATTTGGCTCCGTATCTTCAAGAAAGACTCAGGCGAAAAATCCATTACTTACGCCGAAGCTTTGGACCAATCGCTTTGCTATGGCTGGGTAGATGGTCAAAAGCAAGCGCATGACGAACATTCCTGGCTCCAGAAATTCACGCCGCGCCGTGCCAAAAGCGGATGGTCAAAAGTAAACACACAACACGCCGAAAGGCTCGTCAAGACCGGCCAAATGACCTCCGCCGGGCTCAAAGTAATTGAGTTTGCCCGGGCCGATGGCCGATGGCACGCCGCTTATGATTCGCCCCGCAATGCCACTCCGCCCGAAGATTTTTTGAGAGCATTGGATAACGATAGGAAGGCAAAGGCATTTTTTGAAACGCTAAACAAAGCCAACATTTATTCCATAGTCTATCGCCTTCAAACGGCAAAGAAGCCGGAGACCCGCGAGAAACGGATGAAGTTGATCTTGGAAATGTTGGCGCGAGGTGAAACATTCCACTAA
- a CDS encoding anthrone oxygenase family protein, with amino-acid sequence MRKICIFASLALMAAVLSVNVYNSIVDARSWSANIPDSILTARIYFKTVNPGTFFRTASPFNQLLALAALVACWKFGRKVRLYFGLAFLLAVLTDALTFAYFYPRNEILFLAAQSNADVFTKICSEWSTMNWVRSIILAFGLVCSMKGLDAYYVKAQPRTKSMDGT; translated from the coding sequence ATGAGAAAAATCTGCATATTTGCATCCTTGGCGTTGATGGCCGCTGTGCTTAGCGTGAATGTCTACAACTCGATCGTCGACGCGAGGAGCTGGAGCGCCAACATTCCAGATTCGATTCTCACAGCGAGAATCTACTTCAAGACCGTCAACCCAGGAACATTTTTCCGGACGGCTTCGCCGTTCAATCAGCTTCTGGCGTTAGCCGCTCTGGTTGCTTGTTGGAAGTTCGGAAGGAAGGTAAGGCTGTATTTCGGACTGGCGTTCCTGCTCGCGGTGCTGACGGACGCCCTGACCTTTGCCTATTTCTATCCCCGGAATGAAATTTTGTTCCTCGCCGCCCAGTCGAACGCTGATGTGTTCACTAAAATCTGTTCCGAGTGGAGCACCATGAACTGGGTAAGAAGCATCATACTCGCATTCGGGCTTGTCTGTTCGATGAAGGGTCTCGACGCATATTACGTAAAGGCACAACCCCGCACCAAGTCAATGGATGGAACGTGA
- a CDS encoding DUF1330 domain-containing protein: MPAYIIFIRKHTHTPAELETYAQKAPASLAGQPITIHALYGRHEVIEGAQIEGAAILEFPSFDEAKRWYDSPAYREARQHRLRGADYSGIIVEGLNHAS, from the coding sequence ATGCCTGCCTATATCATATTCATTCGCAAGCACACACATACACCTGCGGAACTTGAAACTTATGCTCAAAAGGCACCGGCTTCGCTGGCCGGTCAGCCAATCACGATTCATGCCCTGTATGGACGACACGAAGTAATTGAAGGGGCGCAAATCGAGGGTGCAGCTATTCTTGAATTCCCTTCTTTCGATGAAGCAAAACGGTGGTATGACAGCCCCGCTTACCGTGAGGCACGTCAACACCGTTTGCGAGGGGCGGATTACAGCGGAATTATTGTTGAAGGGCTAAACCATGCTTCGTAA
- a CDS encoding UTP--glucose-1-phosphate uridylyltransferase encodes MSDSFLEYANKMRGADLNEAAIRAFKHSYDNLVAGQSGMIPESSIQPVVQLPRFEEMSKGSGQGELLSQAVVVKLNGGLGTSMGLEKAKSLLQLKDGLTFLDFIAKQILYLRQQHGSQLRFLLMDSFSTSKDTLDFLKKYPELGEAQKLELMQSAVPKVDAKTLRPVEWPANRELEWCPPGHGDLYPSLLGSGWLERLLAGGVKYMFVSNSDNLGASLDLDLLSYFAKSNQPFLMEVCERTASDKKGGHLAQRNGKLLLRESAQCPEEDMAAFQDISKHRFFNTNNLWVRLDKLKELLDATGGFIKLPIIKNSKTVDPRDKNSTKVFQLETAMGAAIECFDGAGAIVVPRTRFAPVKTTADLLALRSDAYEVTKDWRLELAASRQGVPPAIDLDSDYYKLVDQLDSKLRGGVPSLAQCRELKVQGPVAFNAKNVFSGKVAVSNKSVETKALPPGEYQDTTREL; translated from the coding sequence ATGAGCGATTCATTCCTTGAATATGCGAACAAAATGCGCGGAGCCGATCTCAATGAGGCGGCCATCCGGGCGTTTAAACATAGTTACGACAATTTGGTGGCTGGTCAGTCAGGAATGATTCCCGAGAGCAGCATTCAACCCGTGGTTCAATTGCCGCGGTTCGAAGAGATGTCGAAAGGTTCGGGGCAGGGGGAGTTGCTGTCGCAGGCGGTGGTGGTGAAGCTCAATGGCGGGTTGGGGACCAGCATGGGGTTGGAGAAGGCCAAGTCGCTGCTGCAATTGAAGGATGGCCTTACGTTCCTGGATTTCATCGCGAAACAGATTTTGTATTTGCGCCAGCAGCATGGGTCGCAGTTGCGCTTCCTGCTGATGGACAGTTTCAGCACGAGCAAGGATACGCTGGACTTTCTGAAGAAATATCCAGAGTTGGGCGAGGCGCAAAAACTGGAGTTGATGCAGAGCGCGGTGCCAAAGGTCGATGCGAAGACATTGAGGCCGGTGGAGTGGCCGGCGAATCGGGAGCTGGAATGGTGTCCGCCGGGACATGGTGATTTGTATCCTTCGCTGCTGGGATCGGGTTGGCTGGAGCGGTTGCTTGCCGGTGGGGTTAAATACATGTTTGTATCCAACTCGGATAACCTGGGGGCGAGCCTGGATTTGGATTTGCTGAGTTACTTTGCCAAAAGCAACCAGCCTTTCCTCATGGAAGTCTGCGAGCGGACGGCGTCGGACAAGAAGGGCGGTCACCTGGCACAGCGAAATGGAAAGTTGCTGCTGCGGGAATCCGCTCAATGTCCGGAGGAAGACATGGCGGCATTCCAGGACATTTCCAAGCACCGTTTTTTCAATACGAATAATCTTTGGGTGCGGCTGGATAAATTGAAGGAACTGCTGGATGCGACCGGGGGTTTCATCAAGCTGCCGATCATCAAGAATTCCAAGACGGTGGACCCGCGCGACAAGAATTCCACGAAGGTGTTTCAGCTCGAAACGGCGATGGGCGCGGCAATTGAATGTTTCGATGGGGCCGGGGCGATTGTGGTGCCGCGGACGCGGTTTGCACCAGTCAAGACAACGGCTGATTTGTTGGCGTTGCGATCGGATGCGTATGAGGTGACGAAGGATTGGCGATTGGAATTGGCGGCAAGTCGTCAGGGTGTGCCGCCAGCGATTGATCTGGATTCAGATTATTACAAACTGGTGGATCAATTGGATTCCAAGCTCAGGGGCGGTGTGCCGTCACTGGCGCAGTGCAGGGAGTTGAAAGTCCAAGGGCCGGTGGCATTCAATGCAAAGAATGTCTTTAGCGGCAAAGTGGCGGTGAGCAATAAATCTGTGGAAACGAAGGCGTTGCCGCCGGGAGAATACCAGGATACGACCAGGGAACTCTAA
- a CDS encoding glucuronyl esterase domain-containing protein: protein MKVFKYTLLCWLVLLGSCCFAAETNSPISAPLPNPLTMRNGTPVTSKEQWFHDRRPELKSMFQFFMYGSMPPNPGQTNFVVERVYKNFFDGKATKKEVTISFSSDTNSPKITLLVITPNHPPKKASQRLSGNIGTGSEQLIARAPHDARYPIFLGINFNGNDTLLTDTTTALPNGWVSKNRRGSVNHEANEKGRGSQVDMWAIEQTIDRGYAFASFYCGDVEPDDPNATTGIRTWLNLKNETGALAAWAWGVSRAVDYLVTDRNIDPKRIAVVGHSRLGKAALLAGAFDDRIALTIPLQAGCGGSAPSRGTIGESVKAITKEFPHWFNDEFKKYADQPEALPFDQNCLVAMCAPRPVLFAAAAEDTWANPAGQFEVLRAASPVFFFTGGEGLAAKQMPETNHLISSQLGYYIRPGKHSMTKDDWKFFLDYADKQMR from the coding sequence ATGAAGGTTTTCAAATACACTCTCCTCTGCTGGCTCGTTTTACTCGGCAGCTGTTGCTTTGCTGCCGAAACCAATTCCCCCATCTCCGCCCCCCTGCCCAATCCACTCACAATGCGTAACGGCACCCCGGTCACCAGCAAGGAACAATGGTTCCACGACCGTCGCCCTGAACTGAAATCCATGTTCCAGTTCTTCATGTATGGCAGCATGCCGCCCAATCCGGGCCAGACCAACTTCGTGGTCGAACGCGTGTATAAGAACTTCTTCGACGGCAAAGCGACCAAAAAGGAAGTCACCATCTCGTTCAGTTCTGATACCAATTCCCCAAAAATTACCTTGTTGGTCATCACTCCCAACCATCCTCCTAAAAAAGCCAGCCAACGCCTGAGCGGCAATATCGGCACCGGCAGTGAGCAATTGATTGCTCGTGCCCCACATGACGCCCGCTACCCCATCTTCCTTGGCATTAATTTTAATGGCAACGATACGCTCTTGACCGATACCACCACCGCCCTGCCCAACGGTTGGGTCTCCAAAAATCGTCGTGGCAGCGTGAACCATGAAGCCAACGAAAAAGGCCGTGGTTCACAAGTGGATATGTGGGCCATCGAGCAAACAATCGATCGTGGCTACGCCTTCGCTTCCTTTTATTGCGGTGATGTGGAACCCGATGATCCGAATGCCACCACCGGCATTCGCACCTGGCTCAATCTTAAAAATGAAACCGGCGCACTTGCCGCCTGGGCCTGGGGAGTTTCCCGCGCGGTCGATTACCTCGTGACCGACCGGAATATCGACCCCAAACGCATCGCGGTCGTCGGTCATTCACGTCTGGGCAAGGCCGCCCTGCTCGCCGGGGCCTTTGATGACCGCATCGCTTTAACCATTCCCTTGCAAGCCGGTTGCGGCGGGTCTGCTCCCAGCCGTGGCACCATTGGAGAATCCGTGAAAGCCATCACCAAAGAATTTCCCCACTGGTTCAATGATGAATTCAAAAAATATGCCGACCAACCGGAAGCGCTTCCTTTTGATCAAAATTGCCTGGTCGCCATGTGCGCCCCTCGCCCTGTCCTCTTTGCCGCCGCCGCCGAGGACACCTGGGCCAATCCCGCCGGCCAGTTTGAAGTCCTGCGCGCCGCCAGCCCCGTCTTTTTCTTCACCGGTGGCGAAGGCCTCGCCGCCAAACAAATGCCGGAAACCAATCATCTCATCAGCAGCCAACTCGGCTACTACATCCGCCCCGGCAAACATTCCATGACCAAAGACGACTGGAAATTTTTCCTCGATTACGCCGACAAGCAAATGCGGTAA
- a CDS encoding bifunctional proline dehydrogenase/L-glutamate gamma-semialdehyde dehydrogenase: MNLQSEMQVPLLDQLMDGFDSDKPAKYPLTVRKALFLARRLQERATELQTPSEKRQQAELDRMLQTPSDKATLAQITDQAFRTNDPHRAVEHLIHILDVQGVPRFFSSWDRTLMRGFQSFGGYLPGVALPLVKEHMQKETANVILPGEKEMLTRHLSERTHEGVRMNVNFLGEAILSEAEAERRLQQYLISLQWPEIEVVSIKISTLYSQISPLARELTVARLCDRLERLFLTAQRARFMRLDGEQVPKFVYLDMEEYRDKELTAEAFMRTLDRPGLKQVRAGIALQSYVPDSFRTLQHIQEWARRRVAAGGGRVTVRLVKGANMESERAEASQRGWPQAPYKSKVETDANYKRMLHEMMKPENLAAMNVGVASHNLFDLAYALVLTQENNAFDRVQFEMLEGMANQQRRALFELTSKLLLYAPACKKENFINAIGYLIRRLDENTGPENFLRHAFKIKVGSPEWQKLEQGFLASFDAMAATSEAPRRTQNRNLPPLEPSAAVARGWQLLQNEPDTDFVLPENGKWGEAIIAKWQPLFGEKATRIPLVVAGEELFEGRPMRECLDPSRPGIIVGRYLQATDADVARAVESAAADPDGWRKLSAEARFEILGRVAQELRRGRADLMGVALANGGKTLAESDPEVSEAVDFLEFYRSTARWWQEMPTTRARGKGVVVVVSPWNFPIAIPCGGVAAALAAGNTVILKPASDTVLVAWELCQCFWRAGVSKNALQFVPCSGGKEGRKLVNHPQVNAVILTGGTATALGMLRDNPRLTLFAETGGKDATIVTAVSDRDQAIKHILHSAFSHAGQKCSATSLLLLQDEVYDDPAFRRGLCEAVESMKVGSAWELDTKMGPLIRPPSGDLETALKVLEPGEEWALMPQPIEGNPNLWTPGIKYGVSPGSFTHMTEFFGPVLAVMRFKTLSEAVALVNQTGYGLTSGLESLDEREWDYWKEHIHAGNLYINRVTTGAIVLRQPFGGMGKSVFGPGMKAGGPNYVAQLMNFSDAGGGETEAAPSRSTLAGICEGLRTSKASGADEIIATVMSYDRSYREEFGKAHDHFKLVGQDNFRRYLPVRNTRIRVHPADTMFELFARACAAHAAGSQVTVSVPPGLDSADVSLLEELTELWAGAIEFVEESDEELVQAIRERQAERLRYAAPERVPVAVLEAARETGSCVVSVPVSSEGRLELLWYLHEQSLSIDYHRYGNLGSRVNEPRAEVL, from the coding sequence ATGAATCTTCAATCTGAGATGCAAGTTCCGCTGCTCGATCAGTTAATGGATGGCTTCGATTCTGACAAGCCAGCGAAGTATCCACTCACGGTCAGGAAGGCGTTGTTCCTGGCGCGTCGATTGCAGGAACGGGCCACGGAATTGCAGACACCGTCGGAAAAGCGTCAGCAGGCGGAACTGGACCGGATGCTGCAGACGCCGTCGGACAAGGCGACTCTCGCCCAGATTACCGATCAGGCCTTTCGCACGAACGATCCGCATCGGGCGGTGGAGCATTTGATTCACATTCTCGACGTGCAGGGCGTGCCGCGATTTTTCAGTTCGTGGGACCGCACGTTGATGAGGGGTTTTCAATCGTTTGGCGGGTATCTGCCGGGCGTGGCTTTGCCCCTGGTCAAGGAGCACATGCAGAAGGAGACGGCGAATGTTATCCTGCCCGGGGAGAAGGAGATGTTGACGCGGCATCTGAGCGAACGCACTCACGAAGGGGTGCGGATGAATGTGAACTTTTTGGGTGAAGCGATCCTGAGTGAAGCCGAGGCGGAGCGGCGATTGCAGCAATATTTGATCAGTCTTCAATGGCCGGAAATTGAGGTGGTATCGATCAAGATATCGACGCTGTATTCGCAAATTTCGCCACTGGCGCGGGAGTTGACTGTGGCGCGGCTATGCGACCGGCTTGAGCGACTTTTCCTGACGGCGCAACGTGCGCGATTCATGCGGCTGGATGGCGAGCAGGTGCCGAAGTTTGTTTATTTGGACATGGAGGAATACCGGGACAAGGAGCTGACGGCGGAGGCGTTCATGCGCACGCTGGATCGGCCGGGGCTGAAGCAGGTCCGCGCCGGGATTGCGTTGCAGAGTTACGTCCCAGATTCCTTTCGCACGCTGCAGCATATTCAGGAGTGGGCGCGGCGGAGAGTGGCGGCAGGAGGCGGGCGTGTGACGGTCCGTCTCGTCAAAGGTGCGAACATGGAGAGCGAGCGGGCGGAGGCTTCGCAGCGCGGCTGGCCGCAGGCGCCGTATAAGAGCAAGGTCGAGACCGATGCCAATTACAAACGGATGCTGCACGAAATGATGAAGCCCGAGAATCTCGCGGCGATGAATGTCGGGGTGGCATCGCACAACTTGTTTGATCTGGCGTATGCGCTGGTGTTGACGCAGGAAAACAATGCGTTTGACCGGGTGCAATTCGAGATGTTGGAAGGCATGGCGAACCAGCAGCGTCGTGCGTTGTTCGAGCTGACTTCGAAGCTGCTGCTCTATGCTCCGGCCTGCAAGAAGGAGAATTTCATCAACGCCATTGGTTATCTCATTCGCCGCCTGGATGAAAACACCGGGCCGGAGAATTTTCTGCGTCACGCTTTCAAAATCAAAGTGGGGAGTCCGGAATGGCAGAAGTTGGAGCAAGGTTTCCTGGCTTCCTTTGACGCGATGGCGGCGACCAGCGAGGCGCCGCGTCGTACGCAGAATCGGAATTTGCCTCCACTGGAACCTTCCGCGGCCGTGGCGCGAGGCTGGCAGTTGCTTCAGAATGAACCGGACACTGATTTTGTGTTGCCGGAAAATGGTAAGTGGGGAGAAGCAATTATTGCGAAATGGCAGCCACTGTTTGGGGAGAAGGCCACGCGGATTCCGCTGGTTGTGGCGGGTGAAGAATTGTTTGAAGGGCGTCCCATGCGCGAGTGTTTGGATCCGTCGCGGCCGGGAATTATCGTGGGCCGTTACCTGCAGGCCACGGATGCGGATGTGGCTCGGGCGGTTGAGAGCGCGGCGGCTGATCCGGATGGTTGGCGGAAGTTAAGCGCCGAGGCGCGATTTGAAATACTGGGTAGAGTGGCGCAGGAGTTGCGTAGAGGTCGGGCAGACTTGATGGGCGTGGCGCTGGCCAATGGCGGCAAGACGTTGGCTGAATCCGATCCTGAAGTTTCCGAAGCGGTGGATTTTCTGGAGTTTTATCGCAGCACCGCGCGTTGGTGGCAGGAGATGCCGACGACGCGGGCACGAGGCAAGGGCGTGGTGGTGGTGGTTTCGCCGTGGAACTTTCCCATCGCGATTCCGTGCGGTGGAGTCGCTGCGGCGTTGGCGGCGGGTAATACTGTGATTCTCAAGCCTGCTTCCGACACTGTGCTGGTAGCGTGGGAACTGTGCCAGTGTTTCTGGCGCGCGGGTGTTTCGAAGAATGCGTTGCAATTCGTGCCGTGTTCCGGCGGCAAGGAAGGGCGCAAGCTGGTGAATCATCCGCAGGTCAATGCCGTGATTCTCACAGGTGGAACGGCCACGGCGCTTGGCATGCTGCGTGATAACCCACGATTGACATTGTTTGCGGAGACTGGTGGCAAGGACGCGACGATTGTGACGGCGGTTTCCGACCGTGACCAGGCCATCAAGCATATCCTGCATTCGGCGTTTAGTCATGCCGGGCAAAAGTGTTCCGCCACGTCGCTGCTGTTGCTTCAGGACGAAGTTTATGATGATCCGGCTTTTCGTCGTGGTTTGTGCGAAGCGGTGGAGAGCATGAAGGTCGGTTCGGCGTGGGAGCTGGACACCAAAATGGGACCGCTGATTCGGCCACCCAGCGGTGACCTTGAAACCGCGCTGAAGGTGCTGGAACCGGGCGAAGAATGGGCATTGATGCCGCAGCCGATTGAAGGCAATCCGAATCTTTGGACACCCGGCATCAAGTATGGCGTGAGCCCGGGCAGCTTCACACATATGACCGAGTTTTTCGGGCCGGTGCTGGCGGTGATGCGCTTCAAGACGTTAAGCGAAGCGGTGGCATTGGTGAACCAGACCGGTTACGGGCTGACCAGCGGGTTGGAAAGTCTGGATGAGCGCGAGTGGGATTATTGGAAGGAACATATTCACGCGGGCAATCTCTACATTAATCGCGTGACCACGGGAGCGATTGTGCTGCGGCAGCCGTTTGGCGGCATGGGCAAATCGGTTTTTGGTCCCGGCATGAAAGCCGGGGGGCCGAACTACGTGGCGCAACTGATGAATTTCAGCGATGCGGGTGGTGGGGAAACTGAGGCTGCTCCGAGTCGCTCAACGTTGGCTGGGATTTGCGAAGGGCTCCGGACTTCGAAGGCGAGCGGGGCTGATGAAATTATTGCGACAGTGATGAGCTATGACCGGAGTTACCGTGAGGAGTTCGGAAAAGCGCATGATCATTTCAAGCTCGTTGGGCAGGATAATTTTCGCCGGTACCTGCCGGTGCGGAACACACGCATTCGGGTGCATCCGGCGGATACGATGTTTGAGTTGTTCGCCCGGGCTTGTGCGGCGCATGCGGCGGGGAGTCAGGTCACGGTGAGCGTGCCGCCGGGGCTGGATTCCGCCGACGTTTCATTGCTTGAAGAACTGACCGAGTTGTGGGCGGGAGCCATTGAATTCGTTGAGGAATCGGATGAGGAGTTGGTGCAGGCCATTCGCGAACGACAGGCGGAGCGGCTTCGTTACGCCGCGCCGGAGCGTGTGCCCGTCGCGGTGCTTGAGGCTGCGCGGGAGACGGGAAGTTGCGTGGTCAGTGTGCCCGTGTCGAGTGAGGGGCGGTTGGAATTGCTTTGGTATCTGCACGAGCAGAGTCTCAGCATCGACTATCATCGTTACGGGAATCTGGGGAGTCGCGTGAACGAGCCTCGTGCGGAGGTGCTTTAA
- a CDS encoding nuclear transport factor 2 family protein codes for MKPATKSLKLPKPIAAYFDADKLNSETISHCFTENAVVKDEEHTYKGRAAIKQWKTDTSAKYEYTSEPFACQQEGGRTFVTSRLTGNFPGSPVDLRYIFNCEGDKIASLEIVP; via the coding sequence ATGAAACCCGCAACAAAATCCCTAAAATTGCCCAAGCCCATCGCCGCTTATTTCGATGCCGATAAACTTAACAGCGAAACGATCTCGCATTGCTTCACCGAAAATGCGGTCGTGAAAGACGAAGAGCATACCTACAAGGGTCGAGCTGCGATCAAGCAATGGAAGACTGACACGTCGGCGAAGTATGAATACACGAGCGAGCCTTTCGCGTGTCAACAAGAAGGCGGTAGGACTTTCGTCACCAGCCGACTGACCGGAAACTTTCCCGGTAGTCCGGTTGATCTTCGATACATCTTCAATTGCGAAGGTGACAAAATTGCATCACTGGAAATCGTCCCCTGA
- a CDS encoding H-X9-DG-CTERM domain-containing protein: protein MRKSLVELEKYGNMSTRHHGKANVVFCDGHVESPTLKFLFEDTSDAALVRWNRDHQPHREK, encoded by the coding sequence ATGCGAAAGAGTTTGGTCGAGTTAGAAAAGTACGGAAACATGAGCACGCGTCATCATGGCAAAGCCAACGTGGTGTTTTGCGACGGCCACGTTGAATCGCCGACGCTGAAATTTCTTTTTGAAGATACCAGCGACGCAGCTTTGGTGCGTTGGAACCGCGACCATCAGCCCCATCGTGAAAAATAA
- a CDS encoding type II secretion system protein, with product MQRGGRDGFTLVELLVVIAIIGILAALLLPTVSKGKARAQQIYCVNNLRQIGVGLHTFLANDHGYPVRFASTNENYNSRFWCGQLARDGFGDSHLETNYFLRGVWVCPSATWLLPPGPRLSYGYNSDEYSENLLRRNPTNQFGLQGHPG from the coding sequence ATGCAAAGAGGTGGTCGCGACGGGTTCACGCTCGTTGAACTTTTGGTCGTAATCGCAATCATCGGAATTCTGGCCGCGCTACTGCTGCCAACGGTTTCTAAAGGCAAGGCCAGAGCGCAACAAATTTACTGCGTCAACAATTTACGTCAAATCGGGGTGGGCTTGCACACGTTCCTCGCAAACGACCACGGTTATCCCGTGAGGTTTGCAAGCACAAATGAGAACTACAATAGCAGGTTTTGGTGTGGCCAATTAGCACGGGATGGGTTTGGTGACTCTCACCTTGAAACAAATTATTTTCTAAGAGGAGTATGGGTATGCCCGTCAGCCACTTGGCTGCTTCCCCCAGGACCAAGATTGTCCTACGGGTACAACTCAGACGAATACTCAGAGAACTTGTTGCGGAGGAACCCAACCAACCAATTCGGCCTTCAGGGCCATCCGGGTTGA